Proteins from a genomic interval of Fusarium oxysporum Fo47 chromosome I, complete sequence:
- a CDS encoding Alpha/Beta hydrolase protein, with protein MSTTTTKKTAPYGNWESPISVDSIVSKTRRLDSPRANPKSGRAFYTESREDGSTTIVEILKDSIKDILPSEYSAENSVYEYGGSTYAVLPDDRIIFSNKGDTVHVLNPDSKEVEKLTGHSNLRYSNFEANLTSPWVLANQEDHERDTPDGVRNYIVAINTETAEVKRILDTADFYYEPSFSPDGSKLAWLEWNHPELPFDSARLYTAAWNDGTISDISLIVGKDREGVAEPRWGPDGSLFFGKEVGEYRRLFRILPGSDEHVEIKVNGIANAEFGGLRWFQGSHTYAPLSDRHLVASPFILGKSRVILIDLESGRWKDIGDSQRLAEVQLDAVARLSNTSVLVVGSGETNAKALYRIDTEGSGQITQVRGSTDDGLPREFCSKPILKTIRSKGQPERELYGFLWFPHNPDFQAPEGDLPPLIMTSHGGPTSYTGPGLDPRTQYFTSRGYAVLAFNYKGSCAHGREYREALWGNWGLVDSDDAAEFADNLTSKGVVKLGGVGITGVSAGGYNTLRSLTRHPSTFAGGVCLSGVSDIKRLDDSTHKLESDYTDHLVLQKGVDKSEKDRICHERSPLFEAHKITAPLLLLHGGSDKITPLDQAQEMANAIKKAGGEVELIVVPEEGHGFGQPKNVRLWLEEEEKWWRKTLL; from the exons atgtccaccaccaccaccaagaagaCTGCTCCATACGGGAACTGGGAATCACCAATCTCGGTAGATTCAATTGTATCTAAGACGAGAAGACTTGACTCTCCTAGAGCCAAT CCTAAATCTGGTAGAGCTTTCTACACGGAAAGCCGCGAAGATGGAAGCACAACTATTGTTGAAATCCTGAAAGACAGTATCAAAGATATTCTTCCATCCGAGTACAGTGCCGAGAATAGTGTGTATGAGTATGGCGGTTCAACATACGCCGTTCTCCCAGATGATCgtatcatcttctccaacaagGGTGATACAGTTCACGTCTTAAACCCAGACAGCAAGGAAGTTGAAAAACTGACTGGCCACTCCAACCTGAGATATTCAAACTTTGAAGCAAACTTGACGTCGCCATGGGTTCTGGCCAACCAGGAAGACCATGAGCGTGACACTCCTGATGGAGTTCGCAACTACATCGTGGCAATCAACACTGAAACAGCCGAGGTAAAGCGGATACTTGACACTGCTGACTTCTACTATGAGCCATCTTTCAGTCCCGATGGTTCAAAGCTTGCGTGGCTGGAGTGGAATCATCCTGAACTGCCTTTTGACTCTGCGCGGCTGTATACTGCGGCATGGAACGATGGGACCATCTCAGATATTAGCCTGATTGTAGGAAAGGATCGTGAGGGCGTCGCAGAACCTAGATGGGGCCCCGATGGATCCCTCTTCTTTGGTAAGGAGGTCGGAGAGTATCGTCGCTTGTTCCGTATTCTTCCCGGAAGTGATGAGCATGTTGagatcaaagtcaatggtATCGCCAATGCGGAGTTTGGAGGACTTCGATGGTTCCAGGGAAG TCACACGTATGCACCTTTGTCTGATCGACATCTTGTCGCGTCTCCCTTCATTCTGGGGAAATCTAGGGTAATTCTCATCGATCTAGAGTCGGGAAGGTGGAAAGATATCGGCGATTCTCAGAGACTGGCGGAAGTCCAGCTGGACGCAGTTGCACGCTTGAGCAATACCTCggttcttgttgttggttccGGAGAGACTAATGCTAAAGCGCTCTATCGAATTGACACTGAAGGCTCAGGTCAGATCACCCAAGTCCGAGGGTCCACAGACGATGGGCTTCCTAGAGAATTCTGCTCTAAGCCTATCTTGAAGACAATCCGCTCAAAGGGCCAACCCGAAAGAGAGTTGTATGGATTCCTGTGGTTCCCGCACAATCCTGACTTCCAGGCTCCGGAAGGAGATCTACCTCCTCTGATCATGACAAGTCACGGAGGGCCAACATCTTACACCGGCCCTGGTCTTGACCCGAGAACACAATATTTCACCTCGAGAGGATATGCAGTTCTTGCTTTCAACTACAAAGGCTCATGCGCTCATGGGCGTGAATATCGTGAAGCTCTCTGGGGAAACTGGGGCTTAGTGGACTCAGACGACGCTGCGGAATTCGCAGATAATTTGACGTCCAAGGGAGTGGTGAAACTTGGTGGAGTAGGAATCACTGGTGTAAGCGCAGGAGGTTACAACACCCTTCGAAGCTTAACCCGTCACCCGAGCACCTTCGCTGGCGGTGTATGTCTCTCAGGTGTAAGCGACATCAAACGCCTGGATGACTCAACCCACAAGTTGGAATCAGACTACACAGATCACCTAGTGTTGCAGAAAGGGGTAGATAAGAGCGAAAAGGACAGAATCTGCCATGAGAGGAGCCCCTTGTTCGAGGCTCATAAGATCACAGCCCCGTTGCTGCTCTTGCATGGAGGTAGCGATAAGATCACGCCGCTGGACCAGGCACAAGAGATGGCCAATGCTATTAAGAAGGCAGGGGGCGAGGTTGAGCTTATCGTTGTACCAGAAGAAGGTCATGGATTTGGGCAGCCGAAGAACGTGAGGCTGTggcttgaggaggaagagaagtgGTGGAGAAAGACGTTGCTGTAG
- a CDS encoding class II aldolase/adducin N-terminal: MLTSKSFRTAPLKRVISRQDSLSFSSSASKSRIILPSQKLTTKPYSKFQPSLRSASFATSSEASASTPEEPVNQNFAAVATGGIPYPGIPKIEDPYQKRQWQLEHMAGAFRVFSRMGFTEGAAGHISVRDPVDPNTFWINPMGVHFGMLEAGHMVHINEDGQVIGGNRVAVNAAGFTIHAAIHKARPDVDAACHAHSKYGKAWSTFGKPLEMISQDACIFYNDHSVYSDFGGVVFEDDEGARIAKALGPKNRSVILQNHGLLTAGKTVDEAAYLFSLMERTCEIQLLVESAGLPRQIIGNEEAEYTYRYNADPVSCRSMEEITNS; the protein is encoded by the exons ATGCTCACATCAAAGTCTTTCCGTACAGCGCCTCTAAAGCGAGTTATCTCCAGGCAGGACTCACTTTCATTCAGCAGCTCAGCCTCTAAATCCCGTATTATCCTCCCCTCTCAGAAACTCACAACCAAACCTTATTCAAAATTCCAACCTTCTCTTCGATCCGCATCCTTCGCAACAAGCTCCGAAGCTTCGGCTTCAACGCCCGAGGAGCCAGTCAACCAGAACTTTGCAGCTGTTGCAACAGGCGGTATCCCATATCCTGGAATTCCCAAGATCGAGGACCCTTATCAAAAGCGACAATGGCAATTGGAACACATGGCTGGTGCCTTTCGCGTGTTTTCCCGTATGGGATTCACTGAAGGTGCTGCGGGACATATCAGTGTGAGAGATCCTGTTGATCCTAACACATTTTGGATTAACCC TATGGGTGTTCACTTCGGAATGCTTGAGGCAGGCCATATGGTTCACATCAACGAAGACGGCCAAGTCATTGGCGGTAACCGAGTCGCCGTCAACGCAGCTGGTTTTACAATTCATGCTGCTATTCATAAAGCCAGACCAGATGTAGACGCTGCATGCCACGCTCACTCTAAATATGGCAAGGCTTGGTCAACATTCGGGAAGCCCCTTGAGATGATCAGTCAAGATGCTTGTATCTTCTACAACGACCACAGCGTGTACTCCGACTTTGGAGGTGTTGTctttgaagacgatgagggcGCTCGTATTGCCAAAGCACTCGGTCCGAAGAACCGATCGGTCATTCTGCAGAACCATGGGCTGTTGACGGCGGGTAAAACAGTTGATGAAGCGGCGTATTTGTTCTCCCTCATGGAGAGGACGTGTGAGATCCAGCTGTTGGTCGAGAGTGCTGGACTGCCGAGGCAGATTATTGGTAATGAAGAGGCTGAGTACACCTATCGTTACAATGCTGATCCTGTGAGTTGCCGTTCTATGGAAGAAATTACAAACAGTTGA